The Juglans microcarpa x Juglans regia isolate MS1-56 chromosome 2D, Jm3101_v1.0, whole genome shotgun sequence DNA window ACACATCTGAGAAGGTTAATGTATATTTAGCCATAACATCTCCAAGAAAAAACTTTCCTACcctcataatttaatttgaaaattggcGGAATATTGAACAGAGTGCTATTGAATAGGTGCAGTGAGTTTGCTTGAAAGAACTCAGTAGTTCAAGCAAGTTGAATTTGAACTCACCAAACTGAAATTGACAGGTTAATATAGCATACAGCTGCCGATATGAGTTTATCCCGGTACCATATTATGGccaacatctatatatatatttttttttcatgctttaTGTTTTTGCATGTAATTTCTAAACGTTCCATGAAGGTCTCGATGACTTGTGATCAAGCTGAGGGACACCCGACTAATCTTGCATAGATATGTTTCCTCTTTATTGAGGTTATAAATTATGAATCAATTaccatattcattttcaaaatacagaAATGTTTATTGAAACACTGAAGAAGAGAAATAGCGATTCAATTTTGATAATGAGAGATATTAATgcataaacaaacatatatattttaaatggaagTCTGAGAAATATTAGTTTACACGTTTATGCACTTTCAACAGCTCTATTTTTAGTATTTCATCCATGTCCCCCCAGTTTCATTCATTTCCTGTCCCTTTGATATCATTGAGATAAGAGATGTGGTTTCTAATCTATATGTTTCTAGTTCTACATATACGTAGGGACTCAGTTGGGAATTGGTACATTATCTTGACAACATAGGGAAACTTACTTCGGCTATATTTCTGCTATTGCCAAGGTTTGAGCTACGATTGATTCCTCAGAAAAGATTTGTCAACATGTGATTATTctatcttgggcttgggctgGTTTAGACTTTCAAAGCCAAGACTTGGCAGGGTGTTGCAGCAGTGTACTCTAAAATAAGGGGCGAGGCAGAATGATGTCGGGAGATGGTtcaaattctatatatttttacatgtatttaacTGAAGATTCGCCTTGTTCACGCCTTCGAACTTGGTTCGTGGGACTCGAACTAAAAAGGGGGGGATTTATCTTGCAATCAAAGCATTTACAATTTAAGACAAAAAAGCTTTGCAAGTCATGAGTTGGTATTATcgtaatatttattatagttatcaaaaaataaaatttatagtcTTTTTATGTGACAAGATTATTTGATGTGTcaacaaacatattttataagcTGTAAATTTAAAGGATATAATAGATATGCATTCTAATTTAGTAGTTGCGCACACATAATGCATGCAATATACTTGGACGGGACGCATCGTGGGGTTGTTTTTTTACGTGCTCTCCCTTGAGACCGACCAAGAAGTTCTCACTGTGAAGCTATATATCTTGCTTTCATACGTGTCACTTGCTAATTAGGAtagatacagttttaaagtgaggtttggtttgaatataagaaatattttattttattttattttattttatatcatcattataatttttttaatttttatataataataatattattaaaaaataatatttaatgatattttattcaattttaaattttcatttcaatttatttcaacggtattaaatttattttaaaaataataaaatttattattaaaatattaatttttttatctataaatgtcacatcatatatatttttttttttaaaaatgcacAGAATTTATGCACACTAAAATTATAGATGCAACTTCTAAATTCTTCCATACGGTGATGTGATAGGCAGTATCATTATCAAGGCTGTTAGTTTCTAGTAGAATTGGACTTTGCAGAACACTGTAAACATACCATCCAGGCTCCAGCTAAGGCCGTTTCTAGCATTAATATCCTATTGGGAAGCAACCTCCCACAACAGGACTTTTGTAATTTGTCTTGCACAATCACAACAAAACCAATTTATGGACACACCACTCCAgctttctttcaaatttctctACTTCAAAGAAACGCAGCAAGCCAGCAACAAAAGCCACGCTTTAATGTATAACACttcaaactataaatatatttttttgattgtaaataaacaatgatttttttcaagATACCGGCCCCAGTAAAGTGGAGCACAAAGCCATCGCCAGCAACAAAGGGTTGGATCCCTGGTGCTCATATTCAAAAAAGACGGTGACCAACCTTCCTTGGTAAAACCGATTTGCATCGATCATCATCATCCTTTTCTTGCAGAAAGTGGGATTCTtacgaaaataataatttaaataaaaaaaaaaaaaaagaaaaacaaatggtgGGATTCTGAGGTCGTGCGTGTCTATCAGTCTGTGTTGAGTTTTTTGAATGGGGTCAGGGTTAGGTTGTCGAGGATTGGCTGAAAGTGAGAGATCTATCCACTCcattactttttttctcttttgccaGTTGTTCTCTTCTCTCTTACATTACATTATGCTTCCTccatttacttatttttctctctctttactCTTTACTTTCACTCGGaagcctttttatatttttttaagtgtttcaATGCAGCCACGATTGTCCTTAAGTTATTAGTATACGTACTTGTTGGGTTTGTCTTCCCAATCGAGTGTTTAAAGAAGATATTAATTGACAGCTACCCTCAGGCCTATTCTTTAAATGTTTGGACCCCACCGTTTAATTTACCCAGAACATATATTTGTTTTGGCATATCTAACACCTCTTTGCcatctttattttcaactttgGCTGTGAAACATACTAAGTTGAACAGTTTGGCTGTGCCTACAAAGGTGTCAATAAGGTTTTTCACGATGTGCAGAGTATTTCAAGACCAGACATTTATGGCTTCTTTTAGATTActaatttatttcaactcatctcaatttattattataatttttttaaattttaacataaaatataataaataatttaattttttcaaattttaaaataataataatattaaaaaataatattttaacaatattttatcatcttaactcaactcatttcaacatttaaacgcagccttaaaattattttaagatgtAGCTATagctagattaaaaaaaaattaaactttagatttgattttaaattttgcattctAAAATTATGTCTACcattaatttttaagaaatactttaatcataaaaaaaattacataaaaataaattcataaattaatgtgacttaatatgatacaaattataaaattatttttattataaaatagatttaacgaaaccataaaactatatcaatttatatatttatttttatataatttctttatatatataacacttcccttcatttttatctatttttaatttttatctatttttaatgatgTGATCTGTGAAATAATATAAAGTGTTTAATGAAAAACTCTGAAGATCTATTCCATTTGtttatttgaataaatatttgttaaaaGCACGTGTCAAAACACGTGCCGAGGTAAACAAAGAAgtaaaagttttataataatcATGCGAGTGTCGGGAATATGTGGAAGGAGCTTGAGATTGGGTCGGCGGAAGGGTCCGAAGCAGCTGTTGTCTACTTTCCTTGCATCCAAGTTAAGGTGGTGGAGCCCACGGCCCCACACCCCACCTCGTCGAGTCGTAAAGCCCTGGGAACAGCCTCAACTGCTCCACAAACACACAGTACACACCAACGAGGGCTGCCGGATTCAAATCCCTCGTCTCATGCCATGTTGTTTAACGCATACCACCATATCTGTTGATATTTTCTGTCTTTGAAGAGGTCCTCGTGGTGGGtcccttctttcttctcctATTTTCCCCTTtagggaaaagaaagagaaatattaccGTTCATATTATTTCCACTCTGATACTGATTATTCATCATCTCCCAGGCTTTCATTTCCAAAACCATGCAAAGATCCAACGTCTACTTAAATCTAACCAAACATCCCAAGTCATAAGTGTCTGTCGTGATAAGGACAACACTTTAGGGTTGTTCGATTTACCAAGGGTGCCAGTCTCAGTCCTCCAGCCACGACCAATTCTAACGGAAAAACCACGAAAACAAGAAACAcccatttcatttatttttttcacaatcaTTACATCTCcacttttccttttctcctattttgtttcatttctctTCGTTCCCAGTCTGGTCGTCGTGTTGTGTTTGTTTAGACGCACAAAGTGCAAGCCAAATTTGTACCATTTAAATCTTTTACCTATGGGGTTCCTTTCTGTATTCCACCACGACTCTCTAGAGCAGAGCTCGATCCCCAATGGCACATCTCCCTTTGGTCAGAAAGCTGATGATAATATACGGAACAATCTACCTTCCCAGAGGGGTCAGTGATCACTTTCACTTCTCTATTATTCTTGCCCACCTTTCACCTTTGCCCCCATAAACACAATGACATAGATGATAGATCAGCACCTCATGCCAAATTACAAGTCAAAAATCTAAGGCCTTTTGCTACACTCATAAGATAcgcaacaaagaaaaaaaaacacaaaatctaattttcactAAAATGATGCACAAATATAGAACATAGTACACATCCTCGTATACACATTAGTCTCAACTTTATATTACAACACTGTCCGGCTCCACTTTTAAAATTGCCATGACTGTTGATATTATGGACCATCCGATTAGATCATCACACAGCATGACCATTCGTAcgtactgatttttttttttttttttttttgggatttaagTTTTGTTTATACGGTTTTACAGATGAAAGTGAAAATCACATGCATGATGCAACACCAGCGTTATAATATACACTACACTGATCTGCTACAGTCGGTCTTACCGAAACCAATTCTCCGGTTGACCAGGTCAAACTCCACCCACAGATTTTGCTGATGATAGTTCCCGATTATATTGCTCGCTGCCCCTAACCTATCTGACCGTCCGATGGCGATGCAGTGGACCCCACCTCCCACGTCAGCTAAAACCCTCTCTTTCTCCACCAAAATCTCTACACCTTTGTCGAGCTCAAACACCATGTCGCCTACCAGCCGTCCGATCTCCATCGCGTCGCCGTTGAAACACATATCGGACACTCCTCCATATACGTAGCCCTTTTTAAGCTTCGGGCCCGCCAATCTCACGATCTCTTCCCTTACCTTATTATATGCCTCCTCCACTAAGTACGTGAACTCGGAGCCCGAGTCCACAATGGTTTGACCCGAACCGCTGGCGTCGGGCCGGAAAGTGGACGGCGGGATGTTCAGCTTCTTGGCGCCGATTCTGATTCCTTCCATCGCAACGGTGTAGGCAAGAGGGTCAAGGTTTGGCAAACGCTGTTGACTGGGGCCAAAAGCAAGTAGATCAACGTATCGGAATCCGCCAGAGTTGGGGTTGTTTCCGAGGTAAAACGACCCGGTTGGTAAGGAACCGGGTTGGTTCCGGCGGGGGGGCACGCAGTACGAGAATTTCGAAATTTTAGCTTGGGAAGCGAAGGATAAGCGTCCGAGATTCATTCCCAAAATTCCCTTGTTGTCAACGGAAGCCTGGGCACAGCCAAGGGCCAGAGGAAGGGTCGACAGGGAAGGggaaaaagtgaatttttctCGGACGAGATTGCCCTCGGCCAAAGTGCCGTCCGCATAGAAGTAAGAATAGTGGCAGAGACGGTTCTGGTCGCAAGAAGTCGGCAGGGTAAAGTCGGGAACTCGCGGTTTACAAATGGGGTGGTTGCAGGGCAGAacggagaaggaagaagaaagagaggggtCAAACGACGCCGAAGGAGGAGGCTTCGTTGGGGTCTTCTTGTGGCACTGAATCCACGAGAGCTGGCTGC harbors:
- the LOC121248122 gene encoding aspartic proteinase PCS1, producing the protein MALCRRTMLVFFSLFFTFFSLSTQQHQNLQNSSLSQSFPLVSLSLRPNASKALNPSLVSLPASRPKQYPRLRTPAYNYRSTFKYSMALVVSLPIGTPAQTQQMVLDTGSQLSWIQCHKKTPTKPPPSASFDPSLSSSFSVLPCNHPICKPRVPDFTLPTSCDQNRLCHYSYFYADGTLAEGNLVREKFTFSPSLSTLPLALGCAQASVDNKGILGMNLGRLSFASQAKISKFSYCVPPRRNQPGSLPTGSFYLGNNPNSGGFRYVDLLAFGPSQQRLPNLDPLAYTVAMEGIRIGAKKLNIPPSTFRPDASGSGQTIVDSGSEFTYLVEEAYNKVREEIVRLAGPKLKKGYVYGGVSDMCFNGDAMEIGRLVGDMVFELDKGVEILVEKERVLADVGGGVHCIAIGRSDRLGAASNIIGNYHQQNLWVEFDLVNRRIGFGKTDCSRSV